The genomic DNA GTAACGGCATCGATTTTTCTACGAATATATAAAAAAGCTTTTGACCGATCTACCAAATTGTAGTATCCATCAGAACCCTGAAATTTTAGATCAATATATGCCATGGTCGAAAATGATCAAGGCAGAATGTAGTAAATAAATGTAGTAAATAAATGAAATTAGCCGTATTTTGACCAAAAAGATCATGAAATACGGTTAATTGTCATGCGCACCAGAAGGTGCGCATATTTTTATAGTTCGGGCTTACATTGATTCATTATGATACGTTTATTGAACGGTATCATGAGGCGAAAAACAGAGTAAAAGAAGCTGAAAATTCTATTTTTAGTAATGGTGTTCATCTTGACGGGATTCAAAAACTTCGTCGAATTTTTTACCAATATTTTAGTGCCCCTTATAAGAATGCAAATTTCAGTTATGTTGAGATTATCTTAGAAAATAAGAAAAAACCTCAAGGAACTTCACAGTTTAATAGTTTTTATTTAGAGGATTTACAACGAATTTTGAAAAAAGGTCCAAATTCGACTCTGCAACAATTTATTGAAGGAAAGCCATTAGTGCTAGATATTGATGAAAATAAAAATGCGATTCAGAAGATGTTATTTCCTGAAAATTTATCTTTAGGACGATGGCCGTCTCCAATTGGACACAGGCTATCGCTAATGCAACAAGTAGCAGTAAATCAAATTTTGAATGGTAACGAGAAGATTTGTTCGGTGAATGGACCGCCTGGAACAGGAAAAACAACGTTATTGAAAGACGTTTTTGCACAAATTATTATAGATCGGACGATCCAGATGGTTTCTTATCAGGATCCAACAAGAGCGTTCAGTAAAATGGGAAAGCTTAAAATAGATAAATTTAATTATAATATGTATGAATTGGATGAGAAAATTGCGAAGTATTCAATAGTTGTCGCTTCAAGTAACAACGGAGCTGTTGAGAATATATCCAAGGATTTACCGAAGTTGGGTTCAATTGTTCGTGATAGTAAAGAGCCGACTGAAAAAGAGTGCCGTGAAGAGCTTGCTCGTTCGGGAGCAGATTTATATTACCAGCACCAGTGTGAACGAGCATATGGTGAAGAAGCGATTGCTTTGGATTTATTTTCAGATTTATCTTCAGAGGTTATTCAAGAAGGACAAACGTGGGGCTTATTTTCTGCAGCATTAGGTCGTTCATCGAATATAACGTCTGTAAATAAAGCTTTAAACGGTGTGCGAGCTAAAGCAGGACAACCAAAATTAATATCATTAGTGGAGAGACTTGAACAGCCTTTGCCAAATAATAGGTGGCATGAGGTAGTGAGCGAATTCAAAGCACTGAGACAATCGGTTGAGCGTAAAAAAG from Bacillus aquiflavi includes the following:
- a CDS encoding DEAD/DEAH box helicase family protein translates to MIHYDTFIERYHEAKNRVKEAENSIFSNGVHLDGIQKLRRIFYQYFSAPYKNANFSYVEIILENKKKPQGTSQFNSFYLEDLQRILKKGPNSTLQQFIEGKPLVLDIDENKNAIQKMLFPENLSLGRWPSPIGHRLSLMQQVAVNQILNGNEKICSVNGPPGTGKTTLLKDVFAQIIIDRTIQMVSYQDPTRAFSKMGKLKIDKFNYNMYELDEKIAKYSIVVASSNNGAVENISKDLPKLGSIVRDSKEPTEKECREELARSGADLYYQHQCERAYGEEAIALDLFSDLSSEVIQEGQTWGLFSAALGRSSNITSVNKALNGVRAKAGQPKLISLVERLEQPLPNNRWHEVVSEFKALRQSVERKKEELQQFAKLMLQVEDMIVNEKQTIIELEKTEVKQQQIEQNIGRVEKQKQLVNEQLSNLPTPTVWEKFIQLSKKKKSNEEEEKIRQELHLLIEEQKRLVESSHDHLRKLERLKIEAQKFKKRLAELAESKERYNNQQLVLPTEDFWKKEMYEERQKLVLWQTDELNFERGLLFLKALKVHKTFLMINAKSIKAALAVFSNKQNINLNIDENKKYVANMWNVMHLIFPVISTTFASFISMYRGVEKDFIGYLIVDEAGQASPQQSAGAL